Below is a genomic region from Raphanus sativus cultivar WK10039 chromosome 4, ASM80110v3, whole genome shotgun sequence.
CAATTTACAAAGGTCAATAGTGTAGGTTCTTTAACATTTCAGCaaattttagaaagaaaatacaagtaatttttttttcttcatatggGTCATTTGACCACCCTAGTAACCTAGTTACAAAGTATAACTCTtctttttaaacaataaaattcaTGTGGATACATTTTTCATACATTTATAACGTTTCATTGTTTTGTGGTGCGTCAAACTTCTTAACCTTTTATATTTACGATTCACAGATTTTTTTCGTCCACCCATCCTTCCGTTAGTTGTTTCATATCTttgaaaaactaataaaatgtaTCGGTTGATATCATCCTATACATCTAGCAGAACACTAGGGACACTACAACTGTTTACAACACTGTGCGTCAACTGGTTACATatggtaaaatatttttgatagttCAAACTGCATGCATGTAGCCTTAAAAGGTAAAGacatataaaatgtaaaatatatatataatgctttTCAGGAAAAGTATCCTAATAAAGTGCAacttggatatatatatattcagtcaAATCAAATTTTTTCATATATCTTAGTAGGGTTGTGATCAAGCTGTATTGAGTTTTTGCAGGTTTTAAAATAGGGTTTACTAATCAATGTAAACAAAAGTTTCAAACACTGGCATAGGACAAATGCATAAAGTTACTCATGGAAATTTACATCccctttattattattaaagtagaatcaaaataaaaaaataaccttacaaaaataaattatttacaagtGTGCCATTTTGCATATGTGTCATCATGAAAatttttctcttcctcttttgACCTTAACCCTTTAATAACTAGGCTATTTATTAAATATGCCATTGGACTACCATATTGTATTAAATTTGATGATgcttattttgtaattatttttgcATAGTTTTTATGGGGTCTTCTACACCTGATTATCAACAACATTACTATTATATGCATGCTTTCTTAACATTCTGTAACTCATGTCATCGTTCGTCATCAGCCTCacgaaaataaaacaaattgtgagtttttttttgaaaattaacaaaCGGTGAGCTATTTTTAGTTAATTCAGAGAAATGTACAAAAGTCATCGACATAAACCTATAattcagatttttaattaaagagaagaaagaagaatgattattatatttaaaaattggaCCAATGGTCTTGATGAACAGATGACACATCAAACCCAAACATATTCAAGATAAATCTGAATAAGTCTGAATAATAAGTCAGACCATAAATTTATGAATAGATGAAACATCAAACCAAAATCATAATaccatttatttgttttatattcttGCAAACAAAGTTTTCaagaatctttaaaaaaagataCTCATACAAATTCTTTTATTACTATTATATGTAATACACTCTATGTAAGGTCTTGCAAACATTATATGTTTAAACTGCATGGCACGGATCATTTCTcatacagttttttttattagtgttatatttaaaacattctTTGCTATAAGAATGCACAGCAAAGATTCAGCCTttcaaaatagaagaaagaCACATCTTAGATACAATTTTCTATTGCTGTTATGAAAATGTTAAGCCAAGTactatcattaattttttttattatgttctaTATTTTTGCGAAAAATATTGATTCCTTACAAAACAAGTTTTTACATATATGTGTTCACTATGTTTTATCGTATGATGACTATCATTTAGGTAATGTGTCTTTCTTCTAATATGTATGCATATGATGTTTGCAATATGATCCTACATCAAAATGACGTTTGAAAATGGCTACATTCACTGTTCATGCAAGTCTTAAGATCTATAGCCTTTAATCTATCAATTAAGAGGAAATTACCTAGATTTAATCTAGGAAAATTGATCGGCAATTAAAGGATACACCTGCTCTATTCAAATATATAGTATTCAATCACCATTAGAATCGGTATAAGTTTTGGTTTCATAAAAGACAAGTTTTAGTTATGTCCTCTAATAAATGTGAAtctcatttattaaaaatataccgTTTATATTTTGTGATGTAAGTTTTAAGATCTATAGCCTTTAATCTATTAATTAAGAGGAAATTACCTAGATTTAATCTAGGAAAATTGATCGGCAATTAAAAGATACACCTGCTCTATTCAAATATATAGTATTCAATCACCATTAAAATCggtataaattttggtttcataTAAGACAAGTTTTAGTTATGTCCTCTAATAAATGTGAAtctcatttattaaaaatataccgTTTATATTTTGTGCTTAGTTAACTGCGTTTTCTTGCTCTGCAACTCAAACCTACGAAAATTTAATCTGCCATTTATTCAGATCATATATTCGCTTTTTAATACTTGATCAAATATTAAAGGAATTTATTGGATTAATTGTTCGATTACTTTGATTGAAGAGCAAGTTTCGGCCTGCAAGATCGAGTATTCATTTAATTtgtaaataactaaatttatgGCTGAAATTATGTAGGCTTAGGGCTGATAGCCATTATAGAACACTATATATACTAAGGCTTATATAGCATACTGCATTCATCCCGATTGTACACTATTTATTGTCtatttgtaagatttttttttgctaaagtttAAAATGACTACTATTGATCATTTTGTTGGGGATTTGAAGTCCTactatgatggaccaatacaaaatattacatAGGTCATAACCAAAAAGGATGCTAACCTGATGTCAAGCTGGGATTTCTTTGAAAGTAATTGAAGGGAGTATTGGAGTGAAATGATCTGCTCaccaaaactttattttttattcatcttTCTCCTAGCCTATATCATTTTTGTATTTCTGAGAAATGTCGACACATGTAAAATAACtctgaattatttttttaattaaatatcaatCAATTGAGAAAATTGATAATCAGCGAGATTCGCTTTATGTATAAATCTGTATAGTTTATCTTTCTAAAAATTTCTTCTACAGTCATTAGATTAATAAGTTATATAGAATTATAAATCGGGCATAAATTTTGTACATATTAGTCCATGTCATTGCGTTTTGATATTTCACGCTTTATAAGAGaatttagaaattatattttttaaaaaaattatgattttttttgttaagacaGTAATTTTATCCTGCGTAAGGTACAGATCTCTACCTAGTTTTTCAAGTAAAATAGGAACcgaaattttcaaataattcgAGTACATGTTTTGCTAATGTTTGTATTGGCATCAAACATAGCTCTTTGTATCAACTTATTGCGTCCAAGAATCGATAATAATTTTCAGCAaaagaatctataaacaaaaactTCATGCGTTTGTTTCCTTGACATTCATCACATTTTATAGATTCTTTTGCtgaaaattattatcaaaaaaaagagACCGAGTCAACCGAGTCAAAAttattgtcaaaaaaaaaggttttagtcaaaaaagaaaaaaaaacgtatgACGTCGACATAAATacattaaaacatttaaaatgtgAAAAAATAGAGACCGAGTCAACGAGTAAAAATGTTTGAAGTTTTGGTTCTCGATCTCTTCACATATTCTTTCTGCCCTGTTGTACCTTTATTGCTTTCCACAAAACCACTTAAGCTTTTAATACTTTCTTCCTTTTGCAGAAGTTATATCTTCAAGATTTTATTCACATCATAATTATTTGTTAATAATGTCAAATCAAATTAAAGTAACACCTTAAAAATCATACAATACTAAATACCACTTCATCagctcttcctcttctttctcttcaagAAAGGCATAGCACTTAATCCTCCACCTGAAGAATTTCCAATTTCAATGCCACCACCATACTCCTCCAACGACGCATCTTCGTTTTGACGTTTAGCTTTGTTTTGGCTGTTTACATTCTCTGTTTCTAACACCTCTGCCTCCATTGCATCATCTTTCTCACCTGTTTCATCTTCATCAACACAGAATCCGCCACCCATCACTCTGTAATCATCACTATCTTTGTCCTCCAAATGAGTATCTCCTCCAGTCTCAGCTTCATCTACGCAGAACCCACCTCCCATTTGGATATAGTCTTCAGAAGGACACTCGTTATTCGACGCATTgatggttgttgttgtttcattATGTGTTCTTTCTTCAGAGACATTCCCTAAGCTGCCTAACTTTTTGAGAAAATCATCATCCACATCTTCCAAATTCTCACCAAGGGATTCTCCATTGCCTCTTGACTCGTCCAATTGatcatcttctttctcactGTACTTCACAGGATTCCGAGATCGTGTTGACTGGAAACAACAGATTAACAAAGTGAGACACACCACATAATCaatcaatatatatacacaGTACGAAGACTATATAGAGAGACTTACCCTTCGCACTTTTTGAGGATTGCCCGGTCTTGCTTCATGAGGTTCCTGCAAACCAACTACATTATTTCTGCCATCACCCTCACCATCAAAACTACCGTCTGATAGCTCAGGGAGGAGGTTTTTTCGAccccttcctcttcctcttccgcgTCCTCTTTTCTGGGCTCTGCCTCTACTACTAGATGGTTTTTCAGTGCGAttccttttgtttttctccTTCTCATCGGTTTTACTTGAATCTTTCTCTGAAGTATTATCTTCGGTTTCATGGGGAGAGAGACTTTTCTTGTTTCCCTTTCTTGGACCTTCCTGGAGAGTATGATCAACCACTTCGGATGATAGACCTCCACCAATTCCTTTGACAGCCTTTTTAATTCTTTTGCTACGGATCTTTGCAAATCTTTCACTGAAGGAATAGAAAGCTTCCATACGAAGTTGCGTCTTCATGGAAACAAAGGAAAAGGAACAAAAAATTATCATGTAtaatacataataataataatcatatcATACGTAAAATAAAAGATCAATTCTAGATGAAGACCTCGCGTTTTTCGTACTCCTTCAAGACGGGTAGTAGCACATCATCTGTCTTCTTACCGTCCCAACCAAACTTTTCCCAGCATAGCCTTCACCcgaagagagaaaaagaagaagaaaacattaCTACAGAACTCAGGACGCTGTTTCATGAAGTGCAAGTAGTGTTATACAGGGGCCAAATCATGCAACTGTTTCCGTGTTTTCCATTTAGGATTCGTTGACATCCTTATCGTGCCCTAGGTGGCTACTAGCTACTGTCAAACTATGCTACACTGTTTGAAGGAAGCTAGAAGGTAGACGGATTAAGAGTGTTTAATTCGTTGGTATTACTTTGCAAACCTGGTACAGAGCAAGGATGGTTGGTCGTATACATATGTGAAAGCAAAGTCAAGAAACGACTTACGTTCTAAGGACTAAGCGATCAGGCTTGCCCCATGAGAAAGTCTCAGTCGACCGGTCCACTTGTGGATTCAAGTAGGCAGAAATAACAGCTTCACTAGGGAAAGTAGCTGGAATGTGCCAGTTCTTGCTTACCTTCCTCTGTAATATTAAATGGAAAATCAATTAGATAGAACGGTTGTGTCACACTCTCATGAGTTGGATCATAacaaatattgaagttcaagaAAAAATAGCAATACATGCTTATCCATGAAGattttcttgatttcttctgtgtCATCGGCCGAGACACTTGAGGTGCTTTCATTAGGTGCGGAGCCAGATCCACGCTTCTTTACACTGGAACCTGCTTTTGCATCATTCTTTCCTAAAATGGTTGGATCAGGTGATTCAACCCATTCACGAAATTTCTGAAGCCCATCATCCTCGGGAAATGCAGTCACAACTTCAATAGCATTGACAATACCAATTCCACTGCGtgtcaaaaaaaattactatatcAAGTACCTAGAGAACGGGAACTCGACCAATTCAGTTAAAAATTATGCTAACCTGATTCCTTCCGTGTAATCACTTCCTAGTAGCATCGCCATACGGATTATTTTATCTCTGCTCAAGCCAAGCTCCTTCTCAATGTCCTGAAAATCAGAAAAGTTGAGAGGTATAATCATCAGACCTTTGAAAACTGGCAAACGATTAGAGATGTAACTAGCAACAGATCGATCAAACAATTAGCTACACCGACTAGGAAAATAAATCAATCTACTAGTGAAGAAACATAAAGGCTAAGAAGTTATAAAAAAGACAAGACGAAGATAACAAGGAAGCTCATTAGAAACAGAAGAGGTATAAACTCATCGCCGACAAAAAAATGATTTCTCAAAACCACAGAGTGAAAACAGAGTTTGAGGACGGATATATGCACACCTTCATAAAGTATGTCTCCACATATTTGCgatcatcaaatatatttttgtacacACTCCTTGCTCCAAACAAGAATACATCAGAATCGTCAGTGACAATACCATCAATAAGGTTTGATAGTTCCATATATGCACACTGTGCCTCTGCTTCCATGGGAGCTATAATGTACGGTAACCCAAATATTTGGAGTAGTTCCTAAGGAAATCCAAAATcaacataaattttatgtttgttgtcATATCGAACAAAACAGAAACTTTAAAAAGTTCGCAAGACGACCATATAAAGAGACAATGGGTCATAAGTATATTAAAAGACAATAGGTAAACCTGGATTTCCGCAAACATCTCACTGCTAACAGATTCAGCATTCCGCTCAAGTTTCCTCTGTTCATCACCTAAATTTACATATTCTTCATCAAGAACTCGCATTTCCTCCTCCAGAATTGCTTCTGAAAGTTCAACAGGCACGGCTTTCTCTTCTAACTCTGTTGAAGACTCAATATTAAAAGCGCGGTCCTTAAAGTTATTTTCCTCCCTTGTTTCTTGCTGCGAATCTGTGTCATCGAGTATCCCTATGTGCGAACTGATTCTCTCCTCATCTGCTATGGGCATAGCAGACACTTTGATAGATTCGCCTCCAAATCTTTCAGAACCGTCTTCATTATTGTGTTTAGCCATGGTGGACACCATGCTGTTCTCACTAGCAATAGTAAATGATTTCTCGGGTGAGATTACTGACTTTACTTGTGGCATTTCGTTTCTCACAGCACGTCTACCGTTGTCAGAACTGGAAGAAGGGTGAGTACCAATTTGTTTGGTAACATCTCTGTGGCCATCTACATTGCCCGTTACCGAAGTGTTGGACTGCTCATTTAAAGCACCACTAGCTTTCATAATTGGTATTCCGTCCAGAGTTCCCTTTTCCTCATCTTTACCAACGGTTTCAATAGAACACATACTATCCTGAATTGGCTTGTCAGTAACTAGATTTATCCCCACCGTTTGATTTTCTTCAAGGACATCCTCGGATTCCTTATCATGCAAGTCAAGTAGACTTTTCTGGATAGCCTCTTGCAaatcagcttcttcttccaAATAACCTCTTGAGAACTTTGTTACTGTATCGTTCTCTATGGAGTTACTGGCATTTTCACAAGTAGTGTCTTCCCTTGCTGCATCCTCATCGGTACTAATATTCTCGGGAGTATGCTGATTGCTTGAATTCACTTCAAGCTTAGAGATAACACTACTCTGTTCAGCAGGCACTTCTTCCCAATCACTGTCAGATGCCCACGACAAAGAGTCTTCTTTAGGATCATTTTCTGCAGAACTAATTGTCACTGGTCCCCCCGCTGCCAACTGAAGAAACATATCATCTTCCTCATCAATATCTTTTCCACCACCATCATGGTCAAATGATATCTCTATTGCAGATTGATTTCGCAGCATGGAATCATCATTCTGGCTATCCAGATTCACAACATCGTCTTTATTAACAGGTAAATTTTCAAGAAACTGGTCCTCGGAAGGAAAGTTCTCCCAGGCGTTGAACGTTTCATCATTGTTCGACGTAGAACCAAAAGctgttttctccttttctttcaTCAAATGTAAGTTCCTCTGGATATCACGAGTCATTTGGATCCCCATGTGCCTGTTCCTTATTCTTAAACGGCCCCTTTCATCTATGTACACTTCAATATTTTCATCAGGATTCGCGGGTTCATCTCTATCCAACTCGGTAGTAGCATCTGATTTATTCAGCGAAGAAATATTCTTAACAGGGACTGGCAAAGACTGTTGTGGCGTATTTTTATGTTGTACATCATTTCTTCCTTCTCTGGCAGACGCAAGTACTCTAGAACACATTAAAAACATCAGTCATTTTCTAATACCATAGTACCTTATTCTCTGTTAGACTTCAAACTGCAACTTACTCTTTATCGCCAGCAAAGGAAGATGAGAAGATAAAATCTCTGTTCGCTTCAGATGCTATCCTAGAAGTTTGAACACCACCGACGGTCCTCCCACCAGCAGTTCTCTGAACTTCATTAATTTCTCGACGGAAGGCTACAGTTTTGAGATATGCTTCTATTTGCAATTCGGAAAACTTTTCAGGGGCCTATACAGTAACAAAACAACATAACAACTTCCATATTCATTTCGTATCTCTTCATGCATAATGGAGGATGAATGTGACGGTGATTATGTGACTCACCTTCTTGACCTTTTGGTACTTTTGCCGGTTTTCTGACATCAATTTTTCTCTCATCTACGAGTaacaaaattatcaaataaaCTGAAACGTGACTGTAACTCAACATACTGCGAAGAAATGCTGTCAATATCGTTAGTTACCCGAACAAGGAGATCAAGCTGCATGGATGGAGGAAGAGAAGCCAAAACAGCTGGGTCGAC
It encodes:
- the LOC108854675 gene encoding DNA repair protein UVH3 isoform X1 encodes the protein MGVQGLWELLAPVGRRVSVETLAGKRLAIGNTRLKQLSFLFFFALLFYERCEKLADASIWMVQFIKAMRDEKGDMVQNAHLIGFFRRICKLLFLKTKPVFVFDGGTPALKRRTVIARRRQRENAQTKIRKTAEKLLLNRLKEMRLKEQAKDLKKQRLQQSKSGGDKKKRVSSESVQEPLRDSADEKIDEISSASVAGETVDDGAIKGSSKYDPKGKGVLLDEDDLDNRMKSNLEQGSSAGTKDYQEKLDEMLAASLAAEEEGTFTNKASSSAAEIPSDDEGSEEDEQILLPAMDGNVDPAVLASLPPSMQLDLLVRMREKLMSENRQKYQKVKKAPEKFSELQIEAYLKTVAFRREINEVQRTAGGRTVGGVQTSRIASEANRDFIFSSSFAGDKEVLASAREGRNDVQHKNTPQQSLPVPVKNISSLNKSDATTELDRDEPANPDENIEVYIDERGRLRIRNRHMGIQMTRDIQRNLHLMKEKEKTAFGSTSNNDETFNAWENFPSEDQFLENLPVNKDDVVNLDSQNDDSMLRNQSAIEISFDHDGGGKDIDEEDDMFLQLAAGGPVTISSAENDPKEDSLSWASDSDWEEVPAEQSSVISKLEVNSSNQHTPENISTDEDAAREDTTCENASNSIENDTVTKFSRGYLEEEADLQEAIQKSLLDLHDKESEDVLEENQTVGINLVTDKPIQDSMCSIETVGKDEEKGTLDGIPIMKASGALNEQSNTSVTGNVDGHRDVTKQIGTHPSSSSDNGRRAVRNEMPQVKSVISPEKSFTIASENSMVSTMAKHNNEDGSERFGGESIKVSAMPIADEERISSHIGILDDTDSQQETREENNFKDRAFNIESSTELEEKAVPVELSEAILEEEMRVLDEEYVNLGDEQRKLERNAESVSSEMFAEIQELLQIFGLPYIIAPMEAEAQCAYMELSNLIDGIVTDDSDVFLFGARSVYKNIFDDRKYVETYFMKDIEKELGLSRDKIIRMAMLLGSDYTEGISGIGIVNAIEVVTAFPEDDGLQKFREWVESPDPTILGKNDAKAGSSVKKRGSGSAPNESTSSVSADDTEEIKKIFMDKHRKVSKNWHIPATFPSEAVISAYLNPQVDRSTETFSWGKPDRLVLRTLCWEKFGWDGKKTDDVLLPVLKEYEKRETQLRMEAFYSFSERFAKIRSKRIKKAVKGIGGGLSSEVVDHTLQEGPRKGNKKSLSPHETEDNTSEKDSSKTDEKEKNKRNRTEKPSSSRGRAQKRGRGRGRGRGRKNLLPELSDGSFDGEGDGRNNVVGLQEPHEARPGNPQKVRRSTRSRNPVKYSEKEDDQLDESRGNGESLGENLEDVDDDFLKKLGSLGNVSEERTHNETTTTINASNNECPSEDYIQMGGGFCVDEAETGGDTHLEDKDSDDYRVMGGGFCVDEDETGEKDDAMEAEVLETENVNSQNKAKRQNEDASLEEYGGGIEIGNSSGGGLSAMPFLKRKKRKS
- the LOC108854675 gene encoding DNA repair protein UVH3 isoform X2, whose protein sequence is MGVQGLWELLAPVGRRVSVETLAGKRLAIDASIWMVQFIKAMRDEKGDMVQNAHLIGFFRRICKLLFLKTKPVFVFDGGTPALKRRTVIARRRQRENAQTKIRKTAEKLLLNRLKEMRLKEQAKDLKKQRLQQSKSGGDKKKRVSSESVQEPLRDSADEKIDEISSASVAGETVDDGAIKGSSKYDPKGKGVLLDEDDLDNRMKSNLEQGSSAGTKDYQEKLDEMLAASLAAEEEGTFTNKASSSAAEIPSDDEGSEEDEQILLPAMDGNVDPAVLASLPPSMQLDLLVRMREKLMSENRQKYQKVKKAPEKFSELQIEAYLKTVAFRREINEVQRTAGGRTVGGVQTSRIASEANRDFIFSSSFAGDKEVLASAREGRNDVQHKNTPQQSLPVPVKNISSLNKSDATTELDRDEPANPDENIEVYIDERGRLRIRNRHMGIQMTRDIQRNLHLMKEKEKTAFGSTSNNDETFNAWENFPSEDQFLENLPVNKDDVVNLDSQNDDSMLRNQSAIEISFDHDGGGKDIDEEDDMFLQLAAGGPVTISSAENDPKEDSLSWASDSDWEEVPAEQSSVISKLEVNSSNQHTPENISTDEDAAREDTTCENASNSIENDTVTKFSRGYLEEEADLQEAIQKSLLDLHDKESEDVLEENQTVGINLVTDKPIQDSMCSIETVGKDEEKGTLDGIPIMKASGALNEQSNTSVTGNVDGHRDVTKQIGTHPSSSSDNGRRAVRNEMPQVKSVISPEKSFTIASENSMVSTMAKHNNEDGSERFGGESIKVSAMPIADEERISSHIGILDDTDSQQETREENNFKDRAFNIESSTELEEKAVPVELSEAILEEEMRVLDEEYVNLGDEQRKLERNAESVSSEMFAEIQELLQIFGLPYIIAPMEAEAQCAYMELSNLIDGIVTDDSDVFLFGARSVYKNIFDDRKYVETYFMKDIEKELGLSRDKIIRMAMLLGSDYTEGISGIGIVNAIEVVTAFPEDDGLQKFREWVESPDPTILGKNDAKAGSSVKKRGSGSAPNESTSSVSADDTEEIKKIFMDKHRKVSKNWHIPATFPSEAVISAYLNPQVDRSTETFSWGKPDRLVLRTLCWEKFGWDGKKTDDVLLPVLKEYEKRETQLRMEAFYSFSERFAKIRSKRIKKAVKGIGGGLSSEVVDHTLQEGPRKGNKKSLSPHETEDNTSEKDSSKTDEKEKNKRNRTEKPSSSRGRAQKRGRGRGRGRGRKNLLPELSDGSFDGEGDGRNNVVGLQEPHEARPGNPQKVRRSTRSRNPVKYSEKEDDQLDESRGNGESLGENLEDVDDDFLKKLGSLGNVSEERTHNETTTTINASNNECPSEDYIQMGGGFCVDEAETGGDTHLEDKDSDDYRVMGGGFCVDEDETGEKDDAMEAEVLETENVNSQNKAKRQNEDASLEEYGGGIEIGNSSGGGLSAMPFLKRKKRKS
- the LOC108854675 gene encoding DNA repair protein UVH3 isoform X3; amino-acid sequence: MDGNVDPAVLASLPPSMQLDLLVRMREKLMSENRQKYQKVKKAPEKFSELQIEAYLKTVAFRREINEVQRTAGGRTVGGVQTSRIASEANRDFIFSSSFAGDKEVLASAREGRNDVQHKNTPQQSLPVPVKNISSLNKSDATTELDRDEPANPDENIEVYIDERGRLRIRNRHMGIQMTRDIQRNLHLMKEKEKTAFGSTSNNDETFNAWENFPSEDQFLENLPVNKDDVVNLDSQNDDSMLRNQSAIEISFDHDGGGKDIDEEDDMFLQLAAGGPVTISSAENDPKEDSLSWASDSDWEEVPAEQSSVISKLEVNSSNQHTPENISTDEDAAREDTTCENASNSIENDTVTKFSRGYLEEEADLQEAIQKSLLDLHDKESEDVLEENQTVGINLVTDKPIQDSMCSIETVGKDEEKGTLDGIPIMKASGALNEQSNTSVTGNVDGHRDVTKQIGTHPSSSSDNGRRAVRNEMPQVKSVISPEKSFTIASENSMVSTMAKHNNEDGSERFGGESIKVSAMPIADEERISSHIGILDDTDSQQETREENNFKDRAFNIESSTELEEKAVPVELSEAILEEEMRVLDEEYVNLGDEQRKLERNAESVSSEMFAEIQELLQIFGLPYIIAPMEAEAQCAYMELSNLIDGIVTDDSDVFLFGARSVYKNIFDDRKYVETYFMKDIEKELGLSRDKIIRMAMLLGSDYTEGISGIGIVNAIEVVTAFPEDDGLQKFREWVESPDPTILGKNDAKAGSSVKKRGSGSAPNESTSSVSADDTEEIKKIFMDKHRKVSKNWHIPATFPSEAVISAYLNPQVDRSTETFSWGKPDRLVLRTLCWEKFGWDGKKTDDVLLPVLKEYEKRETQLRMEAFYSFSERFAKIRSKRIKKAVKGIGGGLSSEVVDHTLQEGPRKGNKKSLSPHETEDNTSEKDSSKTDEKEKNKRNRTEKPSSSRGRAQKRGRGRGRGRGRKNLLPELSDGSFDGEGDGRNNVVGLQEPHEARPGNPQKVRRSTRSRNPVKYSEKEDDQLDESRGNGESLGENLEDVDDDFLKKLGSLGNVSEERTHNETTTTINASNNECPSEDYIQMGGGFCVDEAETGGDTHLEDKDSDDYRVMGGGFCVDEDETGEKDDAMEAEVLETENVNSQNKAKRQNEDASLEEYGGGIEIGNSSGGGLSAMPFLKRKKRKS